A window of the Cystobacter fuscus genome harbors these coding sequences:
- a CDS encoding Ig-like domain-containing protein codes for MLGQPRRWMLGVGLAAALVQGCGGDELEVEFLSPAERTETRGDLGIALTVTGGAPDRVDLYVNDGWLATIGDASYRWDTTGWPEGKYTLKARAWIGEQVYESESRTVIVDRTAPLLLTTLPSRGETQVPVKAAPIALKFSEPLTTSALGTLTLRLNASGGGTQLISPSGLSEDRKTLFFPAHSMSITPPQTIAATLMGRAEDPAGNLFLSGNVDSAWAWQVPVFIPLGKVTESLLPAEGPPLLSAQGPTLRLDSKGQPLVAWRSSSSSVVVRQWDGQGWKPIPPKPFPASDLRDVGADIALDESGIPTVGWISQDANSSSVSVWSHQGDTWTRQFTVGPNPEGPFPLIDRAALRLSKNGTARLAWLAGSKTAPGFGGLMVYWRGPTEDTSFFNTYSQGTALLGRHLSMETNTTRDSLALAWSERVDNGYRLMVIRRPDNAYEWSEWPLEARGAMPGNPSLVLLSNGEPIVAWNEPGAIQVRRLKGNTWTAVGTPIPIPSTVDVTSVVPVLALDNTEQPVLAWSMPGKAEVWRWNGSAWMRVGELNETVSGETSSPWPIQLQVEKSGTPVVGWLRPDASQPGRGAMEVYQLNR; via the coding sequence ATGCTGGGTCAACCGAGACGGTGGATGCTGGGAGTGGGTCTCGCGGCCGCGCTGGTCCAGGGCTGTGGCGGAGACGAATTGGAGGTGGAATTCCTCTCACCGGCCGAACGGACCGAGACCCGGGGCGATCTGGGCATCGCCCTGACCGTGACAGGGGGCGCTCCGGACCGGGTGGACCTCTACGTGAATGACGGCTGGCTGGCCACGATCGGGGACGCCAGCTACCGCTGGGACACGACCGGCTGGCCCGAGGGAAAGTACACGCTGAAGGCCCGGGCGTGGATCGGCGAGCAGGTCTACGAGAGCGAGTCGCGCACGGTGATCGTGGACCGCACGGCGCCACTGCTCCTCACCACCCTCCCCTCGCGTGGCGAAACCCAGGTGCCGGTGAAGGCGGCGCCCATCGCGCTCAAGTTCTCCGAGCCACTGACCACCTCGGCGCTCGGCACCCTGACCCTGCGCCTGAACGCGAGCGGCGGGGGAACACAACTGATCTCCCCCTCGGGGCTGTCCGAGGACCGCAAGACGCTCTTCTTCCCGGCCCACTCGATGAGCATCACGCCGCCCCAGACCATCGCCGCCACGCTGATGGGCCGGGCCGAGGATCCCGCGGGCAATCTCTTCCTCTCGGGGAACGTCGATTCGGCCTGGGCCTGGCAGGTGCCCGTCTTCATCCCCCTGGGCAAGGTGACGGAAAGCCTGCTGCCCGCGGAGGGCCCCCCCCTCCTCTCGGCCCAGGGACCCACCTTGCGCCTGGACAGCAAGGGCCAACCGCTCGTCGCCTGGCGTTCGTCCTCCTCCTCCGTGGTCGTGCGTCAATGGGACGGGCAGGGCTGGAAGCCGATCCCCCCCAAGCCCTTTCCCGCCAGCGATCTGCGCGACGTCGGGGCGGACATCGCGTTGGACGAGTCCGGCATTCCCACCGTCGGCTGGATCAGCCAGGACGCGAACAGCTCGTCGGTCTCCGTGTGGAGCCACCAGGGGGATACCTGGACGAGGCAGTTCACCGTCGGACCCAATCCCGAGGGTCCCTTCCCCTTGATCGACCGGGCGGCGCTCCGCCTGTCGAAAAACGGAACCGCGAGGCTCGCCTGGCTCGCGGGGTCGAAGACGGCTCCCGGCTTCGGGGGCCTGATGGTCTACTGGCGGGGGCCGACCGAGGACACCTCGTTCTTCAATACCTACTCGCAAGGCACGGCCCTCCTGGGACGCCACCTGTCGATGGAGACGAACACGACCCGGGACTCCCTCGCGCTGGCGTGGAGCGAGCGCGTGGACAACGGCTACCGCCTCATGGTCATCCGCCGCCCGGATAACGCCTATGAATGGAGTGAGTGGCCGCTGGAGGCGCGCGGTGCCATGCCCGGCAACCCCTCGCTGGTGCTGCTCTCCAATGGCGAGCCCATCGTGGCCTGGAACGAGCCGGGCGCCATCCAGGTGCGCCGCCTGAAAGGCAACACCTGGACGGCCGTGGGCACGCCCATTCCGATTCCCTCCACGGTGGACGTCACCTCGGTGGTACCCGTGCTCGCCCTGGACAACACCGAGCAGCCCGTGCTCGCCTGGAGCATGCCGGGCAAGGCCGAGGTGTGGCGCTGGAATGGCTCGGCGTGGATGCGCGTGGGCGAGCTGAATGAAACCGTCTCCGGCGAGACGTCCTCGCCCTGGCCCATCCAGTTGCAGGTGGAGAAGTCGGGAACTCCGGTGGTGGGCTGGCTCCGGCCGGACGCCAGTCAGCCCGGGCGCGGCGCGATGGAAGTCTACCAGCTCAACCGCTGA
- a CDS encoding serine/threonine-protein kinase: MLPKVIGGYRVLETLGSGGVGTVYRALDGRTSEPVALKVLSGGPTRDSRAARRLLREFETLTDLAHPNVVKVYDTGMFHSSPYLVMELIEGLTLRDYLALKAEAPRLPLVRGKASLEHSEDESGEEGSEPSGVLRFDLSAFAEESPSEECDVMSSGSTEAPERMSRAPVEPWLDSDSDDMDPLDFEPPDDRARPHAHPETRESVLRLEELNRPERMGRLKDSLLQVCEALAYIHAHGLVHRDLKPSNIMVDEDRQVRLMDFGLAKFLADDAGMTLDGRLVGTLRYMAPEQILGEPLDGRTDLYSLGVVLYELLTGRPPFDAKSPVDLWHKVLETEPPPLLALNPRADPQLARVAHRLLRKEPDDRFQTAEEVYEALSE, translated from the coding sequence ATGCTACCCAAGGTCATCGGCGGGTACCGTGTCCTCGAGACACTCGGAAGTGGGGGAGTCGGAACCGTCTACCGGGCTCTCGATGGCCGGACCAGCGAGCCGGTCGCTCTCAAGGTGCTGTCGGGAGGTCCCACCCGGGACTCCCGCGCGGCACGTCGGCTGCTGCGCGAGTTCGAGACCCTCACGGACCTCGCCCACCCCAACGTCGTGAAGGTCTACGACACGGGCATGTTCCACAGCTCGCCCTACCTCGTCATGGAGCTCATCGAGGGGCTCACCCTGCGCGACTACCTCGCCTTGAAGGCGGAGGCGCCACGCCTCCCGCTCGTGCGTGGAAAGGCAAGCCTGGAGCACTCCGAGGACGAGTCCGGGGAAGAAGGCTCCGAGCCCTCGGGCGTCCTGAGGTTCGATCTGTCGGCCTTCGCCGAGGAGTCCCCCAGCGAGGAGTGCGACGTCATGAGTTCGGGCTCCACGGAAGCGCCGGAGCGGATGTCGCGCGCGCCGGTGGAGCCCTGGCTGGACTCGGACTCGGACGACATGGATCCGCTGGACTTCGAGCCGCCGGATGACAGGGCGAGGCCCCATGCCCATCCGGAGACGCGCGAGTCGGTGCTGCGGCTGGAGGAGCTCAACCGGCCGGAGCGGATGGGACGGCTCAAGGACTCGCTGCTCCAGGTGTGCGAGGCGCTCGCGTACATCCACGCGCATGGGCTGGTGCACCGCGACCTGAAGCCCTCCAACATCATGGTGGACGAGGACCGGCAGGTGCGGCTGATGGACTTCGGCCTGGCGAAGTTCCTCGCGGATGACGCGGGGATGACGCTGGACGGCCGCCTGGTGGGCACGCTGCGCTACATGGCGCCGGAGCAGATACTGGGCGAGCCGCTCGATGGGCGCACGGACCTCTACAGCCTGGGCGTCGTCCTGTACGAGCTGCTGACGGGCCGGCCTCCTTTTGACGCGAAGTCCCCGGTGGACTTGTGGCACAAGGTGCTGGAAACCGAGCCCCCTCCCCTCTTGGCCCTCAACCCACGGGCGGATCCCCAACTGGCGCGGGTGGCGCATCGACTCCTCCGCAAGGAACCGGATGACCGGTTCCAGACGGCGGAGGAAGTCTACGAGGCTCTCTCCGAGTGA